From the genome of Leptolyngbyaceae cyanobacterium:
GCAATTGTAATTTTTTCGGTGCTGGTAACGCTTGGCGATCGACTTTACCATTGGGTGTTAAAGGTAAGGAATCTAGGGTAATAAACGCAGCAGGAATCATGTATTCTGGCAGGTGATTTTGCAAGAAATGGCGCAATTCATTAGTGATTTCTGAATGGGAGAAATGCGAATGCAAAACCACGTAAGCCACCAAACGCTTATCATTTGGCTCGTCTTCTCGACATAACACGACTGCTTGTTTTACCTCTGGATGTTGAGTTAATACCGCTTCAATTTCCCCCAATTCAATACGGAAACCACGCAGTTTTATTTGATGGTCAATTCTTCCTAAAAACTCGATATTTCCATCAGGTAAATAACGGGCTAAATCTCCTGTTTTATATAAGCGATTTCCCGGTTTTTCGCTAAAAGGATCGGGAATGAATTTTTCCGCAGTTAATTCCGGGCGATTCAGATAGCCTCTGGCAAGGCCTGCACCGCCGATGTAGAGTTCGCCGATAACGCCGATGGGAACGGGTTTGAAATAGCGATCGAGAATATAAAGTTGAGTATTTGCGATCGGGCGACCGATGGGAACCGTGCCAAATTCGGGCGTTTGAGAAGACACTTCGTAAACGCAACATCCGACAACAGTTTCCGTCGGGCCATATTCATTAATTAGCCTAGTATTTGGTGCAAAATTTCGCCAGAAAGAAACGCTTTTAGCTAATAATGCTTCACCACCAATAATAAATGCTTTGGTTTGACCGCTTGCTTCTTCACCTGATAGTAATTGGCTGAGTAATTCTAAATGTGCGGGCGTAATTTTCACCAAACTAAAATTACTTTGAGAGCGCAAAATAGAACTCAAAGCATCGATTTCTTCCGCTTCTGGTAAGAGAACTACTTCTCGTCCAACTAATAAAGGAGAAAACAAGCTAGTAATAGTTGCATCAAACCCAATTGAAGATTGAACGGTAGCACCACAACCTTGTTTTACTTTATAAGTTTGCGTACACCAATTGAGATAATTAACTAATCCTTGATGGGGAATCATCGTTCCCTTGGGTTTTCCAGTTGAACCCGATGTATAAATTAGATAAGCCAAGTTTTTCAGGGTAGCTCGCTCAATTGGATTAGCGTTACTTTCTCGATCGATTTCTTCCCAATTTGTATCTAAAAATAGGACAGTAGTGTTTAATTTTTGATCTCCTAGAATATTGCGATCGACTAATGACTGCTGAGTGAGAACAAATAACGCTTGAGAATCGGACAACATGAACTGCAATCTTTCTGGCGGATATGTCGGATCGAGGGGTAAGTAAGCGCCACCAGCTTTCAAAATACCGAGAATTCCAATTAACAGTTCGGGAGAACGTTCGACGCAAATTCCCACTATTGTTTCCGCACCAACTCCTAATTTTTGGAGATAATGCGCCAGTTGATTTGCTTTGTCGTTCAGTTCCCGATAAGTTAATTGCTTGTCAGTAAATCGAACGGCAATATTATTAGGTGTAAGTTCTACTTGTGCGGTAAATAAATCGTGAATGCACTGTGCTGGAGTGGGGAATTTAGTTTGGTTAAATTCGATTAAAACTTTTTGCCGATCGCGATCGCTCAATATTTCTAATTCATCAATGCAAGCATCTGGTTTAGATAAGGCACTTTGGAGCAGAATTTGATATTGTTCTGCTAATTGAGCGATATCTTCTGCCGAAAATAAGCTGGCATCGTAATGAATTTCTAAATTTAGAGAATCTTCTTGGTAAAGACAAACTAATTTAACTTTGAAACGATCGAGACAAGCATACTGTTTGTAAATCGAAAAGCTGGGATTGCTAAAATTTTCCGAATTTGGCGTTAACTCAAACTCAAAACTAAAGGGACAAAAGGCGATCGCTTTTTCCTTTCCTGGGACAACGTATTCCCAAGCAAAACTATTCTGCCATTTAGCTGCTTCTGCTTGAATTTTTTGATTTTGCTGTAAAACTTGACTAAATTTATCGCCATCTCCTAAATGAAAGCGCAATGGTAAGTATTTCGCCAAATTACCAATTGCTGATGCTAATTCCTCGTAGTTGCGTCCGGTGTAGTGGAGTGCGATCGCTAAATCACTGCGATCGGTTAAACGCCACAACAGAATTTGCCAACAAGTTAGTAAAAAATTAGCAACAAAATCATTTTCAACTGCTAAATCTGAAAACTTTTCCCACCAATCTGAATGAATCTTTAAGCTAAAAACTTTTGGGTTGAATTCAGATTTTTCTGGCGATCGACTTTCCAAAGGAAGACGCAGATCGAGCAGGTTTAAAATATCCTGCTTTTGCCAATATTCTCTACCAATTTCTGTATCTGTTGAGTTTAATAATTCATTTTGCCACTCAGCGATATCTGCATATTGCAAAGGTTCATCATCTAAAGATTGATGATTCAAACAAGCCGTATAAGTACGATTGAGTTCGATAACTAAATTTTGTAATGTCAGCTTATCTGCAATCAAAGCAGACAAACTAATTAAAAGTAAATATTTTTCGGTTGATAGAGTTACGAGAGAAACATAAACAAGATTACCTTGCTCAAAGTTAAAGCTAACTTCTGAAATTTCGGTGAAAATAGCTTCTATTTTTGATGCTTGTTCGCCAGCAGAAAAATTACTTAAATTGTCATCATATAGCCAAGTTATATGATTAGTTGATTTAGTGCGATCGTCAATCACCTGAATCGGAATTTCCATTCCCGGCAAACATTTAAAAGTCGTGCGGAGAATTTCGTATCGCTCAACTACAACCGTCAA
Proteins encoded in this window:
- a CDS encoding amino acid adenylation domain-containing protein, with amino-acid sequence MQSVVLEGFRLSPQQKYQWLLQKEQLLHQPYRVQGAVSIEGDININVLKQALTVVVERYEILRTTFKCLPGMEIPIQVIDDRTKSTNHITWLYDDNLSNFSAGEQASKIEAIFTEISEVSFNFEQGNLVYVSLVTLSTEKYLLLISLSALIADKLTLQNLVIELNRTYTACLNHQSLDDEPLQYADIAEWQNELLNSTDTEIGREYWQKQDILNLLDLRLPLESRSPEKSEFNPKVFSLKIHSDWWEKFSDLAVENDFVANFLLTCWQILLWRLTDRSDLAIALHYTGRNYEELASAIGNLAKYLPLRFHLGDGDKFSQVLQQNQKIQAEAAKWQNSFAWEYVVPGKEKAIAFCPFSFEFELTPNSENFSNPSFSIYKQYACLDRFKVKLVCLYQEDSLNLEIHYDASLFSAEDIAQLAEQYQILLQSALSKPDACIDELEILSDRDRQKVLIEFNQTKFPTPAQCIHDLFTAQVELTPNNIAVRFTDKQLTYRELNDKANQLAHYLQKLGVGAETIVGICVERSPELLIGILGILKAGGAYLPLDPTYPPERLQFMLSDSQALFVLTQQSLVDRNILGDQKLNTTVLFLDTNWEEIDRESNANPIERATLKNLAYLIYTSGSTGKPKGTMIPHQGLVNYLNWCTQTYKVKQGCGATVQSSIGFDATITSLFSPLLVGREVVLLPEAEEIDALSSILRSQSNFSLVKITPAHLELLSQLLSGEEASGQTKAFIIGGEALLAKSVSFWRNFAPNTRLINEYGPTETVVGCCVYEVSSQTPEFGTVPIGRPIANTQLYILDRYFKPVPIGVIGELYIGGAGLARGYLNRPELTAEKFIPDPFSEKPGNRLYKTGDLARYLPDGNIEFLGRIDHQIKLRGFRIELGEIEAVLTQHPEVKQAVVLCREDEPNDKRLVAYVVLHSHFSHSEITNELRHFLQNHLPEYMIPAAFITLDSLPLTPNGKVDRQALPAPKKLQLQNFVAPRTPAEEVVAEIWQEVLKCDRVGVNHNFFELGGHSLLATQVISRLRQVFQIDLPLRSLFEAPTVESTVNLIAENWGSRDVVEEIARTLQELEQLPDSEFETVLKT